Proteins from a single region of Terriglobales bacterium:
- a CDS encoding MBL fold metallo-hydrolase has protein sequence MRVKFWGVRGSTPTPQAENLRYGGNTSCVEIRIADQLYMFDCGTGFRNLGKHLLKEFANKPVYAHVFLSHFHWDHIQGIPFFGPLYSSPDNYFFFHSSSRTRGLQRAIEEQMSDPYFPVDMSEMAAHRNFYDIDEDRIAFDECVVQSMWLNHPQGCLGFRVETNDKVVVYATDNEPGHPVFDKNVRQLAEGADILIYDAQYLPEEYEAKKRGWGHSHWREAVNIVMESGAKELVLFHHDPDHDDKMIDSVVQKAREHYPRVRAASEGMEIEL, from the coding sequence ATGCGAGTGAAATTCTGGGGTGTCCGGGGCTCAACGCCGACTCCCCAGGCAGAGAATCTGCGCTATGGCGGCAATACCTCGTGCGTCGAAATCCGCATTGCTGACCAACTGTACATGTTTGATTGCGGCACTGGCTTCCGCAATCTCGGCAAGCACCTGCTAAAAGAATTCGCCAATAAGCCTGTGTACGCCCATGTTTTTCTTTCCCACTTTCATTGGGACCACATTCAAGGAATTCCTTTTTTTGGCCCGCTATACAGCAGTCCCGATAACTACTTCTTTTTTCATTCATCGAGTCGCACGCGCGGGCTCCAGCGTGCCATCGAAGAGCAAATGTCGGACCCCTACTTCCCTGTAGATATGTCCGAGATGGCAGCGCATCGCAATTTTTACGACATCGACGAAGATCGGATCGCCTTCGACGAATGCGTTGTGCAATCAATGTGGCTCAATCACCCACAGGGATGCCTTGGTTTTCGCGTCGAAACCAACGATAAGGTCGTGGTTTATGCCACGGACAACGAGCCTGGACACCCCGTTTTCGACAAGAATGTGCGTCAACTGGCCGAAGGAGCTGACATTTTGATCTACGACGCCCAGTATTTGCCCGAGGAATACGAAGCTAAAAAGCGCGGCTGGGGCCACAGCCATTGGCGCGAAGCAGTAAATATCGTGATGGAAAGTGGCGCAAAAGAGCTGGTTTTGTTCCACCACGATCCCGATCATGACGACAAGATGATCGACAGTGTCGTGCAGAAAGCGCGGGAACACTATCCAAGAGTGCGGGCGGCTTCTGAAGGAATGGAGATCGAGCTTTAA
- a CDS encoding transposase, with product MNYRKERKYQIHAFVVMPEHFHLLITPQGIAIESALQLIKGGYSFRVKNELNRNFDIWQRGFTDRRVRVGEFEGLRNYIDENPVKAGLVKRSEEYAYGSASGKFELDPPPARLFTSAAKAANEGGRF from the coding sequence ATAAACTATCGAAAAGAACGGAAATATCAAATCCACGCATTCGTCGTGATGCCAGAGCACTTTCATCTTTTGATTACGCCGCAAGGGATCGCCATCGAAAGCGCGCTGCAACTCATTAAGGGTGGATATTCGTTTCGAGTAAAGAACGAATTGAACAGGAACTTCGACATCTGGCAGCGTGGCTTTACTGACCGACGTGTTCGCGTTGGCGAGTTCGAGGGTTTGCGCAACTATATCGATGAGAATCCTGTCAAGGCAGGATTGGTGAAGCGATCTGAAGAGTACGCTTATGGTTCGGCCTCGGGAAAGTTCGAACTCGATCCTCCTCCTGCACGGCTGTTTACCTCAGCGGCTAAAGCCGCGAACGAAGGAGGCCGCTTTTAA
- the asnS gene encoding asparagine--tRNA ligase translates to MEVKEQPISTTDAPVTSISQIGTREGQSVTIRGWLYNLRESGKLLFPIFRDGSGIIQGVVPKAAVLTEVFESIKHLTQESAVIVTGKVRADKRAPGGYELDVSDVQVLQRVPEDDPFPISLKEHGVEFLMEHRHLWIRTPRQAAILRTRAEIIKAARDFFDDRGFTLTDPPILTPAACEGTTTLFPVDYFDEQAYLTQSGQLYIEATAMALGKVYSFGPTFRAEKSKTRRHLTEFWMVEPEVAYATLDDLMKLAEEFISFIVVRCLERRRADLQTIGRDVSKLEGVKAPFHRITYDEAVQLLHKGFEEGKLETKFEWGGDFGSPDETYISSQFDRPVMVHRYPAAVKAFYMEPDPQRPELALCVDVLAPEGYGEIIGGSQRMSSYELLLKRIHEHGLPESAFKWYLDLRKYGGVPHAGFGMGIERAVAWICGLEHVRETIPFPRMLHRIYP, encoded by the coding sequence ATGGAAGTCAAAGAACAACCGATCAGCACCACCGACGCCCCAGTCACGTCCATCTCCCAAATCGGAACGCGAGAGGGACAAAGCGTCACGATTCGCGGCTGGCTCTATAACCTGCGCGAAAGCGGGAAACTTCTATTCCCGATTTTTCGCGACGGCAGCGGGATCATCCAGGGCGTTGTGCCGAAGGCCGCTGTTCTAACCGAAGTGTTTGAGAGCATCAAACATCTAACGCAGGAATCGGCGGTGATCGTCACCGGCAAAGTTCGCGCCGACAAACGCGCACCGGGCGGCTACGAGCTCGACGTCAGCGACGTGCAGGTTCTCCAGCGCGTGCCCGAAGACGATCCATTCCCGATCTCACTGAAAGAGCATGGCGTTGAATTCCTGATGGAACATCGCCATCTCTGGATACGGACGCCTCGACAGGCGGCGATCCTGCGCACGCGTGCGGAGATCATCAAGGCGGCGCGGGACTTCTTCGATGATCGCGGCTTTACGCTCACTGATCCACCGATCCTGACTCCGGCCGCTTGCGAGGGAACGACTACGCTTTTCCCGGTCGACTACTTCGACGAGCAGGCGTATCTCACACAGTCGGGCCAGCTTTACATCGAGGCCACCGCGATGGCACTGGGCAAGGTCTATTCCTTCGGCCCAACGTTCCGCGCCGAGAAATCGAAGACTCGCCGCCATCTCACTGAGTTCTGGATGGTGGAACCCGAAGTCGCATACGCGACACTCGATGACCTCATGAAGCTCGCCGAAGAGTTCATCAGCTTCATCGTCGTGCGCTGCCTGGAGCGGCGTCGTGCCGATCTTCAGACCATAGGTCGCGATGTTTCGAAGCTTGAAGGCGTTAAGGCTCCATTCCATCGGATTACCTACGACGAAGCTGTGCAGCTCCTGCACAAGGGCTTTGAGGAAGGAAAGCTGGAGACTAAGTTCGAGTGGGGCGGAGATTTCGGGTCGCCCGACGAGACATATATATCTTCTCAGTTCGACCGTCCAGTGATGGTGCATCGCTATCCAGCGGCGGTGAAGGCCTTCTATATGGAACCCGATCCCCAGCGTCCTGAATTGGCGCTCTGCGTTGACGTCCTCGCGCCTGAGGGCTATGGGGAGATCATCGGCGGTTCACAGCGTATGAGTTCGTACGAACTTCTGCTGAAGCGGATCCACGAGCACGGCCTGCCGGAGTCAGCATTCAAGTGGTATCTGGATTTGCGCAAGTACGGCGGAGTTCCACACGCCGGTTTCGGAATGGGAATCGAACGCGCGGTCGCGTGGATTTGCGGTCTCGAACATGTGCGCGAGACGATTCCGTTCCCGAGAATGTTGCACAGGATTTATCCGTAA
- a CDS encoding ribonuclease HI family protein yields MSSKPGSDTPSLFPESSESAPARRAPSQQVEWITANVDGGARGNPGPAGYGAYIRGADGKTIAQLSEYLGIKTNNFAEYSALIGALEYAIAHGYRALKVISDSELMVRQMTGQYRVNSPDLKPMYERARSLVRQLDKFAIEHVVRAKNQHADRLANEAMDRGMGKTARGI; encoded by the coding sequence ATGTCGTCCAAACCAGGTTCTGATACGCCATCATTGTTTCCCGAAAGTTCTGAATCTGCTCCCGCGCGGCGCGCTCCTTCGCAACAGGTTGAATGGATTACAGCAAATGTGGACGGGGGTGCCCGTGGGAATCCCGGTCCTGCAGGTTATGGCGCCTACATTCGCGGAGCCGACGGCAAGACAATCGCGCAATTAAGCGAGTATTTGGGGATCAAAACCAACAATTTTGCGGAGTATTCCGCGCTTATTGGGGCGCTCGAGTACGCGATCGCGCACGGCTATCGCGCATTAAAGGTAATCAGCGACTCGGAATTAATGGTCAGGCAGATGACAGGGCAGTATCGAGTGAACAGTCCAGACCTGAAGCCGATGTACGAAAGAGCACGGAGTCTGGTTCGCCAACTCGACAAGTTCGCAATAGAGCACGTCGTGCGAGCAAAAAACCAGCATGCTGACAGGCTCGCGAATGAGGCGATGGATCGCGGAATGGGGAAAACGGCGCGAGGAATTTAA
- a CDS encoding TonB family protein, whose translation MSPHPDSPAVPEPLGFVEQRLFLRKKVETPLPIELLPGKEVWLHDLGEGGLSVSGSSRLEPGTPTFLDFQFPDSNSVIEAAGLVAWCDNFGRVGVRFTRIKPDSTAALKRWLKSDQASARDEEAETTSPIPPLSTLVSRAHFEISDLRAELASGSLSNEAALKLIAERMAYHTRATGAAVAWREGNDVICRASTGNAPEIGVRLNIDTGLSGECYRTGNIVSMADSEHDSRVDPEVCRQLDFRSLLIVPVASADDVIVGVAEVFSSVPGNFEGGDVLLLSSIAELIGDLYDKNQLSSSPVEALASVLPKEQAKSPDSDDAGRRPDLPAPQVQTAPAPFVPAGFELADQKSEREFTASNQEQAKSSATEHAFEQDRDEDKSHGPNWNTRRILLGALLLIGGVGVGDYVNWRLSRPHSSASPPNRIAYQLASAPVSSVSQLQPAEATSPQTSTSEPSSAVQVVASIPNRAAARKVATPDDSVESNFTTGLAGHRHQSELAPDAPSIPASNQAPFRVDTTYFLPTKVSQVRLLNASLPASQVTTGRLLHRVNPVFPAFAKAAGIRGSVVIAATIGRDGRLKNMKLISGNGALAVEAFRAARQWVYAPYRLNGQPIEVDARIVMDFGRQ comes from the coding sequence TTGAGTCCGCACCCTGACTCCCCCGCTGTCCCTGAACCACTCGGCTTCGTGGAACAGCGCCTCTTTCTTCGCAAGAAGGTCGAAACTCCACTGCCGATCGAACTCTTGCCGGGAAAAGAGGTTTGGCTCCACGACCTTGGTGAGGGCGGTCTCTCCGTTTCCGGCAGTTCACGTCTCGAGCCGGGGACACCCACTTTTCTCGATTTCCAATTTCCCGATTCCAACTCTGTAATCGAGGCTGCCGGACTTGTCGCCTGGTGCGACAATTTCGGACGTGTGGGTGTTCGCTTTACTCGCATCAAGCCCGACTCTACCGCAGCCCTGAAGCGCTGGCTCAAGAGCGATCAGGCGTCAGCTCGGGACGAAGAAGCTGAAACCACATCTCCGATCCCACCGTTGTCCACTCTGGTTTCGCGAGCCCATTTTGAAATTTCCGACTTGCGGGCTGAGTTGGCTTCGGGGAGCCTTAGCAACGAAGCCGCACTTAAGCTGATTGCGGAACGAATGGCCTACCACACTCGGGCTACAGGAGCAGCGGTCGCGTGGCGTGAAGGCAACGACGTGATTTGTCGCGCGAGCACGGGAAACGCGCCTGAGATTGGAGTAAGGCTCAATATCGATACAGGTCTTAGCGGCGAGTGCTACCGCACCGGCAATATCGTTTCTATGGCCGACTCGGAACACGATTCGCGTGTGGACCCAGAGGTGTGCAGGCAGCTCGATTTTCGTTCCCTGCTCATTGTTCCGGTGGCATCTGCAGACGACGTCATCGTCGGCGTCGCTGAAGTGTTTTCATCCGTGCCGGGAAACTTCGAAGGTGGCGACGTGCTGTTGTTGAGTTCGATCGCCGAATTGATTGGCGACCTTTACGACAAAAATCAATTGAGTTCTTCGCCCGTCGAGGCGCTCGCGAGTGTTCTGCCAAAGGAGCAGGCCAAGTCACCCGATTCCGACGACGCTGGAAGGCGGCCGGATTTGCCGGCGCCGCAAGTACAGACAGCGCCAGCCCCGTTTGTGCCTGCCGGCTTCGAACTTGCGGATCAGAAGTCGGAGCGTGAATTCACCGCTTCGAACCAGGAGCAAGCGAAGTCGAGCGCAACCGAACATGCATTCGAACAAGATCGTGATGAGGATAAATCCCACGGCCCGAACTGGAACACGCGCCGTATCCTGTTGGGTGCGTTGTTGCTCATAGGCGGAGTTGGCGTCGGCGACTATGTGAATTGGCGCCTGAGCCGTCCTCATTCCTCAGCGTCTCCACCGAATCGAATTGCCTATCAGTTAGCGTCGGCTCCAGTCTCATCTGTGTCCCAACTTCAACCTGCGGAAGCGACTTCTCCTCAGACTTCTACGTCGGAGCCATCGAGCGCGGTGCAAGTCGTCGCCTCAATCCCGAATCGGGCCGCAGCGAGGAAGGTGGCTACTCCGGATGACTCCGTGGAGTCCAATTTCACAACGGGATTAGCTGGACATCGGCATCAATCAGAACTCGCGCCCGATGCGCCATCTATACCCGCGTCCAATCAAGCGCCGTTTCGGGTGGACACTACCTATTTCCTACCAACAAAGGTTTCGCAGGTGAGGCTGTTGAACGCGTCGCTGCCGGCCAGTCAGGTCACGACAGGCAGATTGCTTCATCGCGTGAATCCAGTGTTTCCGGCATTCGCGAAGGCCGCTGGAATTCGTGGATCGGTAGTCATCGCCGCGACTATCGGCAGGGACGGCCGTCTGAAAAACATGAAGCTGATCAGCGGAAACGGAGCTCTCGCTGTGGAAGCGTTTCGTGCGGCACGGCAATGGGTGTATGCGCCCTACCGCCTGAATGGACAGCCCATCGAAGTCGACGCGCGCATCGTGATGGACTTCGGGCGGCAATAA
- a CDS encoding TonB family protein, translating to MPVTEAPPKPPSERPLRRDLPQDPAELHLLIEELEDDRERSRWRESVWISVILHLLIVMAIIIQPKFFPDLFSSKDKVVLVSQEMKDRDIEYLALPQDSQKPTPPPKSDILSDKNRVAQARRPTIDRHTLEELQNARRRGAPGPQGMQAPAPQQSAAAPPQQGQQQQPQNAAKPPENSNTVAKLESPPAAPNRNVFSSASSAGSAIEQATRAAAAGRGQGGDYGIGPLTPNTNAQGAVDILSDTLGVDFGPYLSRVLEEVRRNWYNLIPEEARSPLFKQGKLSIQFVINKNGSVEGMRLISPSGDVALDRAAWGGITASNPFPPLPREFNGPYLALRFRFYYNPDRGELR from the coding sequence ATGCCAGTCACTGAGGCACCACCAAAGCCGCCATCAGAACGTCCGTTGCGCCGCGACCTGCCTCAGGATCCTGCGGAACTCCATCTTCTTATAGAAGAACTCGAAGATGACCGAGAACGATCGCGATGGCGCGAGTCGGTATGGATCTCTGTCATCCTCCACTTGCTGATTGTGATGGCGATCATCATTCAGCCAAAATTCTTTCCTGATCTCTTTTCGTCGAAGGACAAGGTTGTGCTCGTTTCGCAGGAGATGAAAGATCGGGACATTGAGTATCTGGCTCTTCCGCAAGATTCGCAGAAACCTACTCCACCACCGAAGTCGGATATCCTTTCCGACAAAAATCGAGTAGCGCAGGCCCGGCGTCCCACGATTGATCGCCACACTCTGGAAGAGCTTCAGAATGCTCGACGGCGAGGAGCGCCGGGGCCGCAAGGAATGCAAGCTCCAGCGCCACAACAAAGCGCTGCCGCGCCTCCGCAGCAAGGACAGCAACAGCAACCACAGAACGCCGCGAAGCCACCTGAGAATTCCAACACCGTGGCCAAACTGGAATCTCCCCCGGCTGCTCCAAATCGCAACGTTTTCAGTTCGGCGAGTTCAGCCGGTTCGGCGATTGAACAGGCTACTCGTGCGGCGGCTGCCGGGCGTGGTCAAGGCGGTGACTACGGCATCGGACCGCTTACTCCGAATACCAACGCGCAAGGCGCGGTTGATATTCTCAGCGATACGCTTGGAGTCGATTTTGGTCCGTACCTCTCGCGCGTGCTCGAGGAGGTCCGAAGGAATTGGTACAACCTGATTCCGGAAGAAGCGCGCTCACCATTGTTTAAGCAGGGGAAGCTCTCAATTCAATTTGTGATCAACAAGAACGGTTCTGTGGAAGGCATGCGGCTCATTTCTCCTTCAGGAGATGTTGCCCTCGATCGCGCTGCCTGGGGCGGAATTACTGCCTCCAATCCTTTTCCGCCGTTGCCAAGGGAATTCAATGGACCTTATCTCGCCCTGCGTTTTCGCTTCTACTACAATCCCGACCGAGGTGAGCTGAGGTAA
- the ggt gene encoding gamma-glutamyltransferase, producing the protein MASLSSHRGRSYLLTFAFLVAIVTGASGGMHPTHAGKGMVVSVHSLASDVGVDIMRQGGNAIDAAVATGFALAVVHPQAGNIGGGGFMLIRMADGKYHFLDYREKAPAAATVDMYWDKQGNVIPDLSTVGYKAVSVPGSVAGMVVAEKKWGKLGLQKVIAPAIRLARDGFPLPREYVKDFKNKRLTQFPESRRIFQRDGNFYQVGEIFKQPELARTLERIAANPDDFYHGGLAKQIAVAIQKGGGIVTAQDLANYQVKEREPVHGTYRGYDIYSAPPPSSGGVALIEILNMLEKFDLASVGGDSAEAMHLTIEAYRRAFMDRADFMGDPDFAKVPVAQLIDKNYANSWRESINPDRASISKDLRRPAGTFNELDKVARAVAPESTETTHYSVVDQDGNAVSVTTTLNAGFGAKVMAGGLGFLLNNEMDDFAAKVGVPNAYGLIQGPANAVGANKRPLSAMTPTIVTKDDKLFLVLGSPGGPTIITTVANVLMGVIDYGLDIQQAVDAPRFHNQWLPDRTAIEAKRFSPDTVRILEQKGQTLLVGDPTSERTAREPDWGDAECIMIDPKTGEPLGGHDERRGSYGKAAGF; encoded by the coding sequence ATGGCTTCGCTTAGCTCACATCGTGGTCGTAGTTACCTGCTGACCTTCGCTTTCTTGGTGGCCATCGTCACCGGCGCAAGCGGGGGCATGCATCCGACGCACGCCGGAAAGGGGATGGTTGTCAGCGTACATTCGCTGGCGAGCGACGTAGGCGTCGACATCATGCGCCAGGGTGGGAATGCCATTGACGCTGCCGTTGCCACCGGTTTTGCACTCGCAGTCGTTCATCCTCAGGCGGGAAATATCGGCGGTGGGGGATTCATGCTCATCCGCATGGCCGATGGAAAGTACCACTTCCTCGACTATCGCGAGAAGGCTCCTGCGGCAGCCACCGTTGACATGTATTGGGACAAGCAAGGCAACGTCATACCCGATCTGAGCACAGTGGGATACAAAGCTGTAAGCGTTCCCGGTTCCGTGGCGGGAATGGTGGTCGCCGAAAAGAAGTGGGGCAAGCTTGGCCTGCAAAAGGTGATCGCGCCAGCGATTCGTCTTGCGCGTGATGGATTTCCGCTTCCTCGGGAGTATGTCAAGGATTTTAAGAATAAGCGCCTCACGCAGTTTCCGGAATCGCGTCGTATCTTCCAGCGCGATGGAAATTTCTATCAAGTGGGCGAGATCTTTAAGCAGCCGGAGCTAGCGCGCACGCTCGAACGAATTGCCGCGAATCCGGATGACTTCTATCACGGCGGACTCGCAAAACAGATTGCCGTCGCGATTCAAAAAGGCGGGGGCATCGTCACCGCACAAGACTTGGCCAACTACCAGGTCAAGGAACGCGAGCCCGTGCATGGGACCTATCGCGGATATGACATTTACAGCGCTCCGCCGCCATCTTCTGGCGGCGTCGCCCTGATCGAAATATTAAACATGTTGGAGAAGTTCGATTTGGCTTCTGTGGGCGGCGATTCTGCCGAAGCGATGCACCTCACGATCGAAGCCTACCGCCGCGCGTTCATGGATCGCGCCGACTTCATGGGCGATCCCGATTTTGCCAAGGTGCCGGTCGCGCAATTGATAGACAAGAACTATGCCAACTCCTGGCGGGAGTCCATCAATCCAGATCGCGCCAGCATCAGCAAGGACCTGCGCCGGCCTGCAGGAACCTTTAACGAACTCGACAAGGTCGCAAGAGCCGTCGCTCCCGAATCCACGGAGACCACGCACTACTCAGTTGTGGATCAGGATGGAAACGCCGTCTCGGTCACAACCACGCTGAATGCCGGCTTTGGCGCCAAAGTCATGGCTGGCGGTCTGGGTTTTCTCTTGAACAACGAAATGGACGACTTTGCCGCAAAAGTCGGAGTGCCCAACGCATACGGGTTAATCCAGGGACCAGCAAATGCGGTTGGCGCAAACAAACGCCCACTCTCAGCGATGACGCCGACGATTGTCACCAAAGATGACAAGCTATTTCTCGTGCTCGGGTCGCCTGGAGGACCGACGATCATCACCACGGTTGCCAATGTTCTGATGGGCGTGATCGACTACGGGCTCGACATTCAGCAAGCCGTAGATGCCCCTCGCTTCCATAATCAATGGCTCCCGGATCGGACAGCGATTGAAGCTAAACGTTTTTCACCAGATACCGTCCGAATCCTGGAGCAGAAAGGGCAGACTTTGCTGGTAGGCGATCCGACAAGTGAAAGAACTGCTCGAGAGCCGGATTGGGGCGATGCCGAGTGCATCATGATCGATCCCAAAACGGGAGAGCCCCTTGGTGGCCACGACGAGCGCCGCGGCAGCTACGGAAAGGCGGCGGGATTCTGA
- a CDS encoding sugar phosphate isomerase/epimerase family protein, which yields MSTHVRVRERLQINHLEAMIRGGAQAIELFCQKEHFDYTDRARVRELAVWFREHPGMLHSMHSPIYSEADYGRHMAPPVNLVDNDKRQRVAAMDEAKRAIEFAEQSPFRFLVQHLGVSKEKWEPRKMEFAITALEHLRAFAKPLGVTVLVENIANEITEPERLQEIVNTAHFDDIGFCFDVGHAHFGQGVRVSFETMKDKIRSTHLHDNHGERDEHLWIGEGAIDWSEAMSLLRTAPYTPAMLLEITGDSQKEIAQGASESFGRLEKALSEAEKQLA from the coding sequence ATGTCCACGCACGTGCGCGTGCGCGAACGTCTGCAGATCAATCACCTGGAAGCCATGATAAGAGGCGGCGCTCAGGCGATCGAACTGTTTTGTCAGAAGGAGCACTTCGACTACACCGATCGCGCTCGCGTGCGCGAGCTGGCAGTCTGGTTTCGCGAGCATCCCGGGATGCTGCACTCGATGCATTCGCCCATCTATAGTGAAGCCGATTACGGACGCCACATGGCTCCTCCGGTAAACCTGGTGGACAACGACAAGCGCCAGCGCGTAGCCGCCATGGACGAAGCCAAGCGCGCCATCGAGTTTGCCGAGCAGTCTCCATTCCGATTTCTAGTGCAGCACCTCGGGGTCTCCAAGGAAAAGTGGGAGCCGCGCAAGATGGAGTTCGCTATCACTGCTCTAGAGCATTTGCGCGCATTCGCCAAGCCACTTGGCGTTACTGTGCTGGTTGAGAACATCGCCAACGAGATCACTGAGCCAGAGCGCCTGCAGGAGATCGTAAACACGGCCCACTTCGACGACATAGGGTTCTGCTTCGATGTCGGCCACGCCCACTTTGGGCAAGGTGTGCGTGTGAGCTTCGAGACCATGAAAGACAAAATTCGCTCGACGCATCTGCACGACAATCACGGCGAACGCGACGAGCACCTCTGGATCGGAGAGGGCGCGATTGATTGGAGTGAGGCAATGTCGCTGCTCCGCACCGCGCCTTATACTCCGGCAATGCTGCTGGAAATTACTGGAGATTCGCAGAAAGAGATTGCGCAAGGTGCTTCTGAGAGTTTTGGCCGCTTGGAGAAGGCATTGAGTGAGGCTGAGAAGCAGTTGGCGTAG
- a CDS encoding metallophosphoesterase family protein, giving the protein MRVLIISDVHANIQALDACIEAFPAYDIVWNLGDVVGYGANPNEAIARCRQLGNIFVRGNHDKACSGVSDLAGFNPVAAMAAIWTKKNLTPENLEWLKVLPQGPITPDIELNVACVHGSPLDEDQYLINVHEATAPLLHPAAQCTFFGHTHLQGGFFKQEEVHAIRPAFRDPKLPQRVELKLRPEGTYLINPGSIGQPRDGDPRAGFALYDTDESLVTFYRMPYDIAGAQKKILEAGLPPRLAERLADGR; this is encoded by the coding sequence ATGCGCGTTCTCATTATTAGTGATGTCCATGCAAACATTCAGGCACTCGATGCCTGCATCGAAGCATTTCCCGCCTACGACATAGTTTGGAACTTGGGTGATGTTGTTGGATACGGCGCGAATCCCAATGAAGCTATTGCGCGCTGTCGGCAATTAGGAAACATCTTCGTTCGTGGAAATCATGACAAAGCCTGTTCGGGTGTGAGCGACCTCGCTGGATTCAATCCCGTAGCCGCGATGGCCGCGATTTGGACGAAGAAGAACTTAACTCCAGAGAATCTCGAGTGGCTTAAAGTCTTGCCCCAAGGGCCGATCACTCCGGACATCGAGTTGAATGTGGCGTGTGTGCATGGCTCGCCGCTGGATGAAGATCAATACCTCATCAACGTCCATGAGGCGACCGCGCCGCTTCTGCACCCCGCAGCGCAGTGCACCTTCTTCGGGCACACGCATCTACAAGGCGGCTTCTTCAAACAAGAAGAAGTCCATGCGATTCGGCCGGCGTTTCGCGATCCCAAATTGCCGCAGCGCGTTGAGTTAAAGCTACGCCCGGAGGGCACCTATCTCATCAATCCTGGATCTATCGGGCAGCCGCGCGACGGCGATCCGCGAGCTGGCTTTGCTCTTTACGATACAGATGAGTCTCTCGTCACCTTCTATCGCATGCCCTACGACATCGCCGGTGCGCAAAAGAAGATTCTGGAGGCCGGTTTGCCCCCACGGCTTGCGGAGCGTTTGGCCGACGGACGCTGA